A DNA window from Zingiber officinale cultivar Zhangliang chromosome 3A, Zo_v1.1, whole genome shotgun sequence contains the following coding sequences:
- the LOC122050439 gene encoding uncharacterized protein LOC122050439, with product MDEKTKRYMKLLQEAECELYEGCKNFTKLAFIVHLLQLKVLGSWPDNSFTLLLQLLVKAFPHAKLPSSFYEAKKITEDLGFTYHTSDVCPKDCMIFHGEDSKLKECEVCESPRYKSGGKQIAAKQIRYFPLKPRLQKLFLSSEIASLMKWLEKERTDDGVLRHPADSQAWKSFDNKYSSFASDCRNIRLGLAADGFNPFRTMNTSHSTCLLCLFHTIYPHGFRKLRASFDGTREYGNKPRRLSGYEMYEEVREVLTDYKKDDIKKRHNGEFHLPSETNWKKKSIFFELPYWMDNLVPHNIDAMHTERNFMENVLSTILGIAGKSKDHLNVRCDLKEMGIRKALHPTLMASGKEHILPTKFTMSKDEKLVCCKVLKNIKLPNGIASNISKCVHLEERNIWGLKSHDHHILMQLLLPLAIRKALPKDIVKVLIELTNFFRQLT from the exons ATGGATGAAAAAACCAAGCGATATATGAAATTATTGCAAGAAGCTGAGTGTGAATTGTATGAAGGTTGTAAAAATTTCACAAAACTGGCATTCATTGTTCATCTCCTACAACTAAAAGTTCTAGGTAGTTGGCCTGATAATTCCTTCACTCTTTTACTTCAATTGTTGGTAAAAGCCTTTCCTCATGCAAAGTTACCTTCATCCTTTTATGAAGCCAAAAAAATAACTGAAGATCTTGGCTTCACATACCACACTTCGGATGTTTGCCCAAAGGACTGTATGATATTTCATGGTGAAGATAGTAAACTTAAAGAATGTGAAGTATGTGAATCACCTCGATACAAGTCTGGGGGTAAGCAAATTGCTGCAAAGCAAATACGGTATTTTCCATTAAAGCCAAGATTGCAAAAACTTTTCCTGTCATCTGAGATTGCTTCATTAATGAAATGGCTTGAAAAAGAAAGAACTGATGATGGTGTCCTGAGACACCCTGCTGATTCTCAAGCTTGGAAGTCTTTTGATAACAAATATTCATCTTTTGCTAGTGATTGTCGTAATATTAGACTTGGATTAGCTGCGGATGGATTCAATCCTTTTAGAACAATGAACACATCTCATAGTACGTGCCTGTTATGCTTATTCCATACAATTTACCCCCATGG ATTTCGAAAGCTGAGAGCATCCTTTGATGGAACACGAGAATATGGAAACAAGCCAAGAAGGCTTTCAGGGTATGAAATGTATGAAGAAGTGAGAGAAGTTTTAACGGATTATAAGAAAGATGACATTAAAAAAAGACACAATGGGGAGTTTCATTTACCGAGTGAGACCAATTGGAAgaaaaaaagtatattttttgAGTTGCCTTATTGGATGGATAATTTAGTACCACATAATATTGATGCGATGCATACAGAGAGAAATTTCATGGAAAATGTACTTTCTACAATACTTGGCATAGCAGGAAAATCAAAGGATCATCTGAATGTTCGTTGTGATTTGAAAGAAATGGGAATAAGGAAAGCATTGCATCCTACTCTAATGGCCTCTGGTAAAGAGCATATTCTTCCTACAAAATTTACAATGTCCAAGGATGAAAAATTGGTTTGttgtaaagttttgaaaaatatcaaaCTTCCAAACGGCATTGCATCAAATATATCAAAATGTGTACACTTGGAGGAGCGAAATATATGGGGTTTGAAGTCTCATGATCATCATATTCTTATGCAACTGTTGCTTCCGTTAGCTATTCGCAAAGCATTGCCTAAAGATATAGTTAAAGTTCTTATAGAGTTAACTAATTTTTTTAGGCAACTAACTTAA